The Streptococcus sp. S5 genome contains a region encoding:
- a CDS encoding ABC transporter ATP-binding protein, with protein MLEIRHLEKSFGNKQVLFGVDLTAQQGHILGLVGKNGAGKTTIFHSILRFLDYSGEIRLDGKAITQETYKEIGYLPEERSLMPKLTIFEQVRYLAALKGMSTAEVKEKLPTWMEKLQVKGKLTDKIKSLSKGNQQKVQLIITLIHEPKLIILDEPFSGLDPVNTEVLKQVIFEEKERGATIIFSDHVMTNVEELCDDILMIRDGSVVLSGPVQEVRNSYGKTRLFVSNDFSKEELEALPHVTKVSMTKQGTWKLILDDASAGPELFDRLTKGHYLATFDHQAPTIDEIFKLESGVEV; from the coding sequence ATGTTAGAAATTAGACATTTAGAAAAAAGCTTTGGAAATAAGCAGGTCCTCTTTGGAGTGGATCTGACAGCTCAACAAGGGCATATCCTTGGTTTGGTTGGGAAAAATGGGGCCGGAAAAACCACCATTTTCCACAGCATCCTGCGCTTTTTGGACTACAGCGGTGAGATCCGCCTAGATGGCAAAGCGATTACGCAAGAAACCTACAAAGAAATTGGCTATTTGCCGGAAGAGCGCAGTCTCATGCCAAAACTCACGATTTTTGAGCAGGTCCGCTATTTGGCTGCCTTAAAAGGAATGAGCACTGCTGAGGTCAAGGAAAAATTACCGACCTGGATGGAAAAACTCCAAGTAAAAGGAAAATTGACCGATAAAATCAAGAGTCTCTCAAAAGGGAACCAACAGAAGGTTCAATTGATCATCACCTTGATCCATGAGCCTAAATTGATCATTTTAGATGAACCCTTTAGCGGCTTGGATCCGGTCAATACAGAAGTGCTCAAGCAGGTCATCTTTGAAGAAAAAGAGCGTGGGGCAACCATTATCTTTTCTGACCACGTCATGACCAATGTCGAAGAGTTGTGTGATGATATCCTAATGATCCGTGATGGTTCGGTTGTCCTTTCGGGGCCAGTCCAAGAGGTCCGTAATAGCTATGGCAAGACTCGTCTCTTTGTTTCTAACGACTTTAGCAAAGAAGAGCTAGAAGCTCTGCCACACGTGACCAAGGTCAGCATGACCAAGCAAGGGACTTGGAAGCTGATCTTGGATGATGCATCAGCTGGTCCAGAATTATTTGACCGCTTGACCAAGGGCCACTACCTAGCAACCTTTGACCACCAAGCCCCAACTATTGATGAGATCTTTAAACTTGAATCAGGAGTAGAAGTATGA
- a CDS encoding FeoB-associated Cys-rich membrane protein, which yields MSTIIIAIILFGLAFLGFRYYLKGKGSCGDCECSCPIKDEMHQSHRH from the coding sequence ATGTCAACCATTATCATTGCCATCATTTTATTTGGGCTCGCCTTTCTAGGATTTCGCTATTATCTCAAGGGAAAAGGATCCTGCGGAGACTGCGAGTGTTCCTGTCCCATCAAAGACGAGATGCATCAATCGCATCGGCATTAG
- a CDS encoding ABC transporter ATP-binding protein, with product MIQLKNVHKSYGQTKVLKGIDLQIQDQDDVVILGPSGSGKSTLLNVLSGLEKVDEGHILIQGQDLSQLTDAQLTAFRREKIAFIFQQYYLLPNLTVRQNVKMGADLANNHDFLQIIEDLGLGDKLDKYPSELSGGEQQRVSIARALAKKPEILFLDEPTGALDEETGRKILDYIWELKEKLGFTLIMVTHNQNIADMARTIIRVNSGKITQVVTNDQPQTAYEIGW from the coding sequence ATGATTCAACTAAAAAATGTGCACAAAAGCTACGGCCAAACCAAGGTTTTAAAGGGGATTGACTTGCAGATTCAAGACCAGGATGATGTGGTTATCCTCGGTCCTTCTGGATCAGGGAAATCAACTCTCTTAAATGTGCTGTCAGGATTAGAAAAGGTAGACGAGGGGCATATCCTCATTCAAGGACAAGATTTATCGCAACTCACGGATGCTCAATTGACGGCCTTTAGACGGGAGAAGATTGCCTTTATTTTCCAGCAGTATTATCTATTGCCTAATCTAACGGTCAGACAAAATGTAAAAATGGGTGCTGACCTGGCAAACAATCATGATTTTTTGCAGATCATCGAGGATTTGGGGCTTGGCGATAAGCTGGACAAGTATCCGAGTGAATTGTCGGGTGGGGAACAGCAGAGAGTCTCCATTGCTCGGGCCTTGGCCAAAAAGCCAGAGATTCTCTTCTTGGATGAGCCGACGGGTGCCCTCGATGAAGAAACAGGGCGCAAGATTCTCGACTATATCTGGGAACTGAAGGAAAAGCTGGGCTTTACCCTCATCATGGTGACGCACAACCAAAATATTGCGGATATGGCCAGAACCATCATTCGTGTCAATAGTGGCAAGATTACCCAAGTTGTGACCAATGATCAACCTCAGACTGCTTATGAGATTGGATGGTAA
- a CDS encoding helix-turn-helix transcriptional regulator, whose amino-acid sequence MILKNRLKELRARDGLNQSELAKLAGVSRQSISLLERGEYTPSVIIAITIAQIFKEPVENVFSLVEEEE is encoded by the coding sequence ATGATCTTAAAAAATCGATTGAAAGAGCTGAGGGCGCGTGATGGGCTCAACCAATCAGAACTAGCCAAGCTAGCAGGGGTCTCGCGCCAGTCTATCAGTCTCTTGGAGCGGGGTGAATACACCCCTTCGGTTATCATTGCCATCACCATCGCCCAGATTTTCAAGGAACCTGTGGAAAATGTCTTTAGTCTAGTGGAGGAAGAGGAATAA
- a CDS encoding DUF3169 family protein, whose product MKKQQQERTPRYRFWRNVGIITVSGLIGGVIGFLTEMFGYEKPLEIQSFFSKEVLLLGSAVLFLVAFILTITLLMCARKVHQKMLQIEDDDEAYHYDIQKKKLYGLATIFKGIMILPYFLFVIFYSQLVDLDRPGAGDMAFIFGDFTMLYLFLVLIALFFLSDIFFRKTFHLIYGKPIPRNANAKEVREFMMSMMDEAEKQISYEENYEIIIKLSNYILPISLIAIFLVGIAFHTDILLALVVVSLIYLYILVSQYKITKRYYKE is encoded by the coding sequence ATGAAAAAGCAACAACAAGAACGAACCCCTCGTTACCGTTTTTGGAGAAATGTAGGTATCATTACAGTTTCCGGCTTGATCGGAGGAGTTATCGGATTTTTGACAGAAATGTTTGGATACGAAAAGCCCCTAGAAATCCAATCCTTCTTTAGTAAAGAAGTACTCCTTTTGGGCTCAGCAGTTTTATTCTTAGTCGCATTTATACTCACGATAACCTTACTGATGTGCGCGAGAAAAGTCCATCAAAAGATGCTCCAAATAGAAGACGATGATGAAGCCTATCACTATGACATTCAAAAGAAAAAACTATATGGCTTAGCGACCATTTTTAAAGGCATCATGATCTTGCCCTACTTTTTATTCGTCATTTTTTATAGTCAATTGGTCGACTTAGATAGACCTGGCGCTGGGGACATGGCTTTTATCTTTGGAGACTTTACCATGCTCTATCTCTTTCTTGTCTTGATTGCCCTATTTTTCCTATCGGATATCTTCTTTCGCAAGACCTTCCATCTGATTTATGGAAAACCGATTCCCCGCAATGCCAATGCCAAGGAAGTGCGTGAATTTATGATGAGTATGATGGATGAAGCAGAAAAGCAGATTAGCTACGAGGAAAACTATGAAATTATCATTAAGTTAAGCAATTATATCTTACCGATTTCCTTAATTGCGATATTCTTAGTTGGCATTGCTTTCCATACAGATATCTTGTTAGCATTAGTAGTGGTATCACTGATTTATCTCTATATCTTGGTCTCACAATACAAGATTACCAAACGTTATTATAAAGAGTAA
- a CDS encoding ABC transporter ATP-binding protein, whose product MKTKKKANLGSILRLLDFLWKNYKLSLIISSILIVLSSLATVNVTASIQSLVDVYVEPMLSSNSHDFGPLLSFLTQVGLICLIGVLANYGFTLIMATVSQDSLRSLRNQLFARMQKLPVRYFDTHQHGDIMSIYTNDIDALRQAIEQSIPQLLSSAITILGVTITMLTVSPLLFLIVLVMVFIMTMVIKNVSSKSGRYFGAQQKNLGIENGFIEEMMSGQKVVKAFVHETESIEDFDRINDQLFESSYQANRYANVLMPILGNLGNVSFVLTALIGGLFALNGIGGLTIGGLMAFLQLNRSFTGPIAQVSQQLNFVLMALAGGDRVFDLLDEEEEVDLGKVTLVNYELVDGEMVETDQKTNKWAWKHPRPNGDYQLVKMVGNVVFDNVDFSYDGKKQILHGINLYADKGQKVAFVGATGAGKTTITNLINRFYDIQSGMITYDGIDIKLIEKDSLRRSLGIVLQDTHLFTGTIAENIAYGRADATREEILEAARIANVDSFVKHLDQGYETVLTDDGAGLSNGQRQLIAIARAALANAPVLILDEATSSIDSRTEKMVQEGMDRLMEGRTVFVIAHRLSTIVNSDVIMVMDHGRIIERGNHTSLMAERGTYYRLYTGGLEID is encoded by the coding sequence ATGAAAACTAAGAAAAAAGCAAATCTAGGCTCAATCCTTCGCCTGCTCGACTTCCTTTGGAAAAACTACAAGTTGTCCTTGATTATCTCCTCTATCTTGATCGTTCTATCGTCTCTTGCGACGGTCAATGTGACAGCTTCGATTCAGTCTTTGGTCGACGTCTATGTGGAGCCTATGCTTTCGTCCAACAGCCATGACTTTGGACCGCTCTTGTCCTTCTTGACACAGGTTGGTTTGATCTGTTTGATCGGGGTACTTGCCAACTATGGCTTTACCTTGATTATGGCGACGGTCTCTCAAGACTCGCTTAGAAGTCTTCGAAATCAGTTGTTTGCCCGTATGCAAAAACTGCCAGTTCGTTACTTTGATACCCATCAACACGGGGACATCATGTCCATCTATACCAATGATATTGATGCCCTTCGCCAAGCGATTGAACAATCTATTCCTCAACTCTTATCCTCAGCGATTACCATCCTTGGGGTAACGATTACCATGCTGACCGTTAGTCCGCTGCTGTTCTTGATTGTCCTCGTCATGGTCTTTATCATGACGATGGTTATCAAGAATGTCTCTAGCAAGTCAGGTCGTTACTTTGGGGCCCAACAAAAGAACTTGGGGATTGAAAACGGCTTTATTGAAGAAATGATGTCTGGTCAAAAGGTAGTCAAGGCCTTTGTGCATGAAACTGAAAGCATTGAGGATTTTGACCGTATCAATGACCAACTTTTTGAATCCTCTTACCAAGCCAATCGCTACGCCAATGTCCTCATGCCAATTCTTGGGAACTTGGGAAATGTTTCCTTTGTTCTGACAGCCTTGATCGGTGGACTCTTTGCGCTAAACGGCATCGGTGGTTTAACCATTGGTGGTCTCATGGCCTTCTTGCAATTGAACCGTTCCTTCACAGGTCCCATTGCTCAGGTTTCTCAACAATTGAACTTTGTCCTGATGGCTTTGGCTGGTGGAGATCGTGTCTTTGATCTCTTGGATGAAGAAGAAGAGGTCGACCTTGGAAAAGTGACGCTGGTCAATTATGAACTGGTCGATGGAGAAATGGTTGAAACTGATCAGAAAACCAACAAGTGGGCTTGGAAACACCCTCGTCCAAATGGAGATTACCAGCTTGTCAAGATGGTCGGAAATGTGGTCTTTGATAATGTTGATTTCTCTTATGATGGGAAGAAACAAATTCTTCATGGTATCAATCTCTATGCGGATAAGGGTCAAAAAGTGGCCTTTGTCGGAGCGACTGGTGCAGGGAAGACAACCATCACCAACTTGATTAACCGATTCTATGATATCCAATCCGGAATGATTACTTATGATGGGATCGATATCAAATTGATCGAGAAAGATTCTCTTCGTCGTTCTCTCGGAATCGTTCTTCAAGATACCCACTTATTCACTGGTACGATTGCGGAAAACATCGCTTATGGCCGTGCCGATGCAACGCGGGAGGAGATCCTTGAGGCAGCTCGGATTGCCAATGTGGATTCCTTTGTTAAGCATTTGGATCAGGGCTATGAAACGGTCTTGACGGATGATGGAGCTGGCCTTTCAAATGGTCAACGACAATTGATCGCCATTGCCCGTGCAGCCCTTGCCAATGCGCCAGTCTTGATCCTGGACGAAGCGACGTCTTCGATTGACTCACGGACAGAGAAGATGGTGCAAGAAGGGATGGATCGCCTGATGGAAGGTCGGACTGTCTTTGTTATCGCCCATCGTCTATCGACGATTGTCAATTCCGATGTCATCATGGTGATGGACCACGGACGTATCATCGAGCGAGGCAACCATACTTCCTTGATGGCAGAACGTGGCACCTATTACCGCTTGTACACCGGTGGACTTGAAATTGATTAA
- a CDS encoding ABC transporter permease: protein MKQMFVVMKETYIRQVKSWSFLFMVFGPFLFLGLSIGIGYLTGSSTDAKNQVALVTEVPAVKESLKGTDGLTLDYKDEAAAKKAIKDEKAAAYLTVDEKDGQLEATYVGDQAMKTDLKTLVAAKLSQVQQGINMARANLSKEQLTALSQQVSLKEKIDEKKEGLKMVQTMVAGGLGMLLYMILIFYSSITAQEVASEKGTKIMEVVFSSIKATDYFFARMLGLFGVIFTHIFVYVIGLVAVWIFRADIPVVKDFLAPNSPITQHLAEAISLNTVFFIILGIFMYVVLSAFLGSTVARPEDSGKAISPLMMLVIFSFLGVTTLGSAGDVFLLKIGSYIPFFSTFFMPFRTINGYATGLESWGSLGIAVLFTIVGTVLIARIYASLILQTDDLGPWKTIKRALSYR, encoded by the coding sequence ATGAAACAGATGTTTGTCGTAATGAAAGAAACCTATATCAGACAAGTGAAATCATGGAGTTTCCTCTTCATGGTCTTCGGTCCCTTCCTCTTTTTAGGATTGAGCATTGGAATCGGTTATCTGACAGGTTCTTCTACAGATGCCAAAAACCAGGTGGCCTTGGTGACAGAAGTTCCAGCTGTCAAAGAAAGTCTCAAAGGAACTGATGGCTTGACCTTGGACTACAAGGATGAAGCTGCAGCTAAAAAAGCCATCAAGGATGAGAAAGCAGCTGCTTACCTAACGGTCGATGAAAAAGATGGCCAGCTAGAAGCCACTTATGTGGGCGACCAAGCCATGAAAACAGATTTGAAAACCCTTGTCGCTGCGAAATTAAGCCAAGTCCAACAGGGGATCAATATGGCCCGTGCTAATCTAAGCAAAGAGCAACTGACAGCCTTGTCTCAACAGGTTTCTCTGAAAGAAAAAATTGACGAGAAAAAAGAAGGCTTGAAAATGGTGCAAACCATGGTTGCAGGTGGTTTGGGAATGTTGCTTTATATGATTTTGATCTTCTACTCTAGTATCACAGCCCAAGAAGTGGCCAGTGAAAAGGGAACCAAGATCATGGAAGTGGTTTTCTCTAGTATCAAAGCAACCGACTATTTCTTCGCACGCATGCTCGGACTCTTCGGAGTGATCTTTACCCATATTTTTGTCTATGTGATTGGTTTAGTAGCGGTTTGGATCTTTAGAGCAGATATCCCTGTTGTCAAGGATTTTCTCGCTCCAAACTCTCCAATTACCCAACACCTAGCAGAAGCAATCTCGCTCAATACCGTCTTCTTCATTATCCTTGGGATCTTTATGTATGTGGTGCTCTCTGCCTTCTTAGGTTCCACAGTTGCACGACCAGAAGATTCAGGAAAAGCGATTTCGCCACTGATGATGTTAGTTATCTTTAGCTTCCTTGGGGTAACCACCTTGGGAAGTGCCGGTGACGTCTTCTTATTGAAGATCGGTTCCTACATTCCTTTCTTCTCAACCTTCTTTATGCCTTTCCGTACCATCAATGGCTATGCGACTGGTCTTGAATCTTGGGGTTCTTTAGGAATTGCGGTTCTCTTTACCATCGTGGGAACAGTTCTCATTGCCCGTATCTATGCGAGCCTGATCCTTCAGACCGATGATCTCGGACCATGGAAGACCATCAAACGTGCTCTTAGCTATCGCTAA
- a CDS encoding ABC transporter permease, whose translation MFSVKDIRKLVVVSIIGACAVFVANLFLNFYLDIEQLEISKTNPMIQTYYDAQVSLSWMVAMVSGVVLSLTSILLMCFYIKQFVDDHKEQLGILKALGYSNGQLAKRFWAFGLSFGAGALLGYFASFLMMGHFYDFRNEKGILPEITIHFHWQLLLALVMLPTTFFMVLAIGYARRQLQTPALRLLKKSPSPIKVKRRKRVPKKENGFLKELSSSLIWGRKSILFFVVFGSMCFAAMVQLSFGLRDYTDDIIQTMMIMIGLILSFSILFLSLGIVVSESRETLALMKAFGYTDRECQSHILAPYRFWAYLGFVLGTVYQYGIMEILIGVIKDTVPEKIEHHFDGNVCFWTLLGFAVVYESLFYLSNRKLQKQTIKEVLLAE comes from the coding sequence ATGTTTTCAGTAAAAGATATTCGAAAATTAGTTGTCGTCAGTATCATTGGGGCCTGTGCGGTCTTTGTGGCCAATCTCTTCTTGAATTTTTACCTGGATATCGAGCAGTTGGAGATTTCTAAAACCAATCCCATGATTCAGACCTACTATGATGCCCAGGTATCGCTTTCTTGGATGGTGGCCATGGTCAGTGGGGTCGTCTTGTCCTTGACGTCGATCCTTCTCATGTGTTTTTATATCAAACAATTTGTCGATGACCACAAGGAACAATTAGGGATATTAAAGGCTTTGGGATACAGCAATGGCCAGTTGGCTAAACGATTTTGGGCCTTTGGACTTAGTTTTGGAGCTGGAGCGCTTCTTGGCTATTTCGCTTCTTTTCTTATGATGGGTCATTTTTATGACTTTCGAAATGAGAAGGGGATTCTGCCAGAAATCACCATTCATTTTCACTGGCAGCTCTTGCTTGCTTTGGTAATGCTACCAACGACCTTCTTTATGGTTCTCGCGATTGGTTATGCTAGAAGACAACTCCAAACCCCGGCTCTTCGATTATTGAAAAAGTCCCCAAGTCCTATCAAGGTCAAAAGGAGAAAGAGGGTTCCTAAGAAAGAGAATGGCTTCTTAAAAGAGCTGTCCTCATCACTGATTTGGGGGAGAAAATCGATCTTGTTTTTTGTGGTCTTTGGCTCCATGTGTTTTGCGGCCATGGTTCAATTGTCCTTTGGCCTCAGGGATTACACAGATGATATCATCCAAACCATGATGATCATGATTGGCTTAATCCTCTCTTTCTCGATTCTCTTTTTGTCATTGGGGATTGTGGTCTCAGAAAGCCGCGAAACCTTGGCTCTTATGAAGGCTTTTGGCTACACCGATCGTGAATGCCAAAGTCATATTCTCGCTCCCTATCGTTTCTGGGCTTATCTAGGATTTGTTCTTGGGACGGTTTACCAATACGGTATCATGGAGATTTTGATCGGTGTGATCAAAGATACGGTTCCTGAAAAGATTGAGCATCACTTTGATGGGAATGTGTGCTTTTGGACCTTGCTTGGTTTTGCGGTGGTTTATGAAAGCCTCTTTTATCTATCCAACAGAAAACTCCAAAAACAAACCATCAAAGAAGTGCTCTTAGCAGAATAA
- a CDS encoding TetR/AcrR family transcriptional regulator, which translates to MPPKVKFSKEAIIGTALQLVREEGMASLTARALAEKLGATPRVIFGQFANMAELQAEVIVAAEMVVVEYIRKALEDEKPFRSVGVAYILFASKEPQLFQLLFQNPSKEPIRRFQDFLPMKDHSYQLILDSIVADYPLTVEEASRLYQHLFIYSHGMASMVASGIYQFGMEEVIGLLTEVCQSLIKEMVGKK; encoded by the coding sequence ATGCCACCAAAGGTTAAATTCAGTAAAGAGGCTATCATTGGGACAGCTTTACAATTGGTGAGAGAAGAGGGAATGGCTAGTTTGACAGCTCGAGCATTAGCGGAGAAACTGGGAGCCACACCGAGAGTCATTTTTGGGCAATTTGCCAATATGGCTGAGTTACAAGCAGAAGTTATTGTTGCTGCGGAGATGGTGGTGGTGGAGTATATTCGCAAGGCCTTAGAAGATGAAAAGCCTTTCCGATCTGTCGGGGTTGCTTATATCCTCTTCGCCTCAAAAGAACCCCAACTCTTTCAATTGCTTTTCCAAAATCCTAGCAAAGAGCCGATTCGTCGCTTTCAAGATTTTCTTCCCATGAAGGATCATAGTTACCAATTGATTCTGGATTCGATTGTCGCAGACTATCCTTTGACTGTAGAGGAGGCTAGTCGCTTGTACCAGCATCTATTTATCTACTCGCACGGGATGGCTTCAATGGTTGCTTCTGGCATTTATCAGTTCGGCATGGAAGAAGTGATTGGATTACTGACAGAGGTTTGTCAATCTCTCATCAAAGAAATGGTAGGAAAGAAATGA
- a CDS encoding ABC transporter ATP-binding protein → MIRSLISEIKEFKKPSILASLFMVFEVMFEISIPFIMASLLDQGVQQRNMNNILFYGGLMLVCAFCSLFCGMQSARYGAYASAGFAKNLRRAIFKKVQTFSFENIDQFSSGGLVTRMMTDVTNVQNAYQMVIRICVRAPLNLIFAIVACFLINPEMAMIFVYVTIFLAAVLSIIMKIVYPLFTEVFEAYDNLNNSIQENITNMRVVKSYVKEADETVKFKKASRRIYNMFMKAIRVVVLSSPAMMLSMYASFLLISWIGAHLIVGGQLSTGNLTSMFSYTMTILMSLMMFMMIFVMLSISMASVERINEVLTTKATIVSPENGIKEVADGSINFEDVTFAYTDENGDKTHVLQGINLSIRSGEVVGILGGTGSGKSSLVQLIPRLYDVESGQVTVAGHDVKEYDLDSLRKQVAMVLQTNVLFSGTIKENMRWGKKDATDEEIIAACKIAQADEFIQDFKEGYDTMIERGGSNVSGGQRQRLCIARALLMNPKILILDDSTSAVDTKTDSLIRQGLATSLKETTKIIIGQRISSIQDADRIIVMNDGQIDAIGRHEELLATNAIYQEVYEMQTQGKGEADEN, encoded by the coding sequence ATGATTCGATCCTTAATTTCCGAGATCAAAGAATTTAAGAAGCCCTCGATTTTGGCTTCCTTGTTCATGGTCTTTGAAGTCATGTTTGAGATTTCGATTCCCTTTATCATGGCGAGTCTTTTGGACCAGGGTGTTCAACAAAGAAACATGAACAATATTTTGTTTTACGGTGGGCTCATGCTGGTCTGTGCCTTTTGCTCCCTCTTTTGTGGGATGCAGTCTGCCCGTTATGGCGCCTATGCATCGGCTGGTTTTGCTAAAAACCTTCGTCGGGCCATTTTCAAAAAGGTTCAAACCTTCTCATTTGAGAATATTGATCAGTTCTCATCAGGTGGGTTAGTCACTCGGATGATGACGGACGTGACCAATGTGCAAAATGCCTATCAAATGGTGATCCGGATCTGTGTACGGGCACCGCTCAATTTGATCTTTGCCATTGTGGCTTGTTTCTTGATCAATCCGGAAATGGCCATGATCTTTGTCTATGTGACCATCTTTTTGGCAGCTGTCTTAAGCATCATCATGAAGATTGTGTATCCGCTCTTCACAGAAGTATTTGAAGCTTATGACAATCTCAACAACAGCATTCAAGAAAACATCACCAATATGCGAGTGGTGAAGTCCTACGTTAAGGAAGCAGATGAAACCGTTAAATTCAAAAAAGCTTCACGCCGGATTTATAACATGTTTATGAAGGCTATCCGTGTCGTTGTCTTGAGTAGCCCAGCTATGATGCTTTCCATGTATGCTTCTTTCCTTTTGATCTCTTGGATTGGGGCACATCTGATCGTTGGTGGCCAACTCTCTACTGGGAATTTGACCTCTATGTTTAGCTACACCATGACCATTCTCATGTCGCTCATGATGTTTATGATGATCTTTGTCATGTTGTCGATTTCCATGGCCTCGGTCGAGCGGATCAATGAAGTCTTGACGACCAAAGCGACCATTGTCTCTCCGGAAAATGGGATCAAAGAAGTTGCCGATGGATCGATCAACTTTGAGGATGTGACTTTTGCCTATACTGATGAAAATGGCGACAAGACCCATGTCTTGCAAGGCATTAATCTTTCCATTCGTTCAGGGGAAGTCGTTGGCATCTTGGGAGGAACAGGATCAGGGAAATCGAGCCTAGTACAGTTGATTCCTCGTCTCTATGATGTCGAGTCTGGTCAAGTGACAGTAGCAGGTCACGATGTGAAAGAATACGACCTTGATTCCCTTCGTAAGCAAGTGGCGATGGTTCTTCAAACCAATGTCCTTTTCTCTGGTACTATTAAAGAGAATATGCGCTGGGGTAAGAAAGATGCGACGGATGAAGAGATCATCGCAGCTTGTAAGATTGCCCAAGCCGATGAATTTATTCAAGATTTCAAAGAGGGTTATGATACCATGATTGAGCGTGGGGGATCCAACGTCTCTGGTGGTCAACGCCAACGTCTCTGTATTGCGCGTGCCCTTCTTATGAATCCGAAGATCTTGATCTTGGATGATTCGACTTCGGCGGTTGATACCAAGACCGATAGTTTGATTCGTCAAGGGTTGGCCACTAGCTTAAAAGAGACCACTAAAATCATCATTGGTCAACGGATTTCCTCTATTCAAGATGCGGATCGCATCATCGTGATGAATGATGGTCAGATTGATGCCATCGGTCGTCACGAGGAATTGCTTGCGACCAATGCCATCTACCAAGAAGTATATGAAATGCAAACACAAGGGAAAGGAGAAGCAGATGAAAACTAA
- a CDS encoding aldo/keto reductase yields the protein MNYIEFAENERLSTIVLGMMRISQLSEDEVEALVEAALSIGINTFDLADIYGDGQCELLLGKVLKRRTDLRDQMWIQSKCGIRKDGFTYFDFSKDYILDSVDGILERLQIERLDSLLLHRPDALMEPEEVAEAFDQLEQAGKVRHFGVSNQNPMMMELLKTAVKQPLKVNQLQLSAAFTPSFEAGFHVNMEGPKAAVRDGSVFEYCRLTDTVIQAWSVLQHGYFKGNFVGKEEFAALNHVLNDLAKKYQVTPTAIALAWVLRYPGKMQAVIGTTKPKHVLEAGKAATVTLTRKEWYQIYLAAGNDLP from the coding sequence ATGAACTATATTGAGTTTGCTGAAAATGAGCGTCTGTCCACGATTGTCCTTGGGATGATGCGGATCAGTCAGTTGAGTGAAGATGAGGTGGAGGCCTTGGTGGAGGCAGCCTTGTCAATTGGGATCAACACTTTTGATCTGGCGGATATCTATGGCGATGGCCAGTGTGAGCTCCTGCTGGGTAAGGTTCTCAAGCGTCGTACGGATCTTCGGGACCAGATGTGGATCCAGTCCAAGTGTGGGATTCGCAAGGACGGCTTTACCTATTTTGATTTTTCCAAAGATTATATTTTGGATTCCGTCGATGGCATCCTCGAGCGTCTGCAGATCGAGCGCTTGGATAGCCTCCTCCTTCACCGACCGGATGCCCTCATGGAGCCTGAAGAGGTGGCGGAAGCTTTTGATCAGTTGGAGCAAGCGGGCAAGGTCCGTCATTTTGGGGTGTCCAATCAAAATCCTATGATGATGGAATTGCTTAAAACGGCTGTCAAACAACCTCTCAAGGTCAACCAGTTGCAGTTGAGTGCCGCCTTTACACCGAGCTTTGAAGCTGGTTTTCATGTCAACATGGAGGGGCCAAAAGCAGCAGTTCGTGATGGTAGTGTCTTTGAGTATTGTCGCTTAACTGATACGGTGATTCAAGCTTGGTCTGTCCTCCAGCATGGCTATTTCAAGGGGAATTTTGTCGGCAAGGAAGAGTTTGCGGCCCTCAATCACGTGCTCAATGACTTGGCGAAAAAATACCAGGTCACTCCGACAGCCATTGCCCTCGCTTGGGTCCTTCGCTATCCAGGTAAGATGCAGGCCGTCATCGGAACGACCAAGCCCAAGCATGTCCTTGAAGCAGGGAAAGCAGCAACAGTCACTTTGACACGCAAGGAATGGTACCAAATCTACTTGGCGGCGGGAAATGATTTGCCTTAG